A DNA window from Maribellus comscasis contains the following coding sequences:
- the nikR gene encoding nickel-responsive transcriptional regulator NikR: MSVRRFGVSLDEELLEALDSYVSDNRFANRSQAIRHLIEKDLVEEKWKCDNIVAGAITLVFSHQKNDILKKSSEIQYKYREVILSSQGFYLNEQNYLEIIAVKGPSHKLTEVSEELISIKGIQHGKLVMSKAQ; encoded by the coding sequence ATGTCGGTAAGAAGATTTGGAGTATCATTGGATGAAGAATTACTGGAAGCATTGGATAGTTATGTTTCCGACAACCGGTTTGCCAACCGCTCGCAGGCCATAAGACACCTAATCGAAAAAGATCTGGTGGAAGAAAAGTGGAAATGCGATAACATTGTAGCCGGAGCAATAACACTCGTTTTCAGTCATCAGAAAAATGATATACTTAAAAAATCTTCCGAAATTCAATATAAATATAGAGAGGTGATACTGTCTTCTCAGGGATTCTATTTAAACGAACAAAACTATCTTGAAATCATTGCCGTAAAAGGTCCTTCTCATAAACTAACAGAGGTTTCTGAAGAGTTAATAAGTATCAAGGGAATTCAGCACGGAAAATTAGTAATGAGTAAAGCACAATAA
- a CDS encoding OsmC family protein, with amino-acid sequence MATIKTVYLGELRTENIHLQSGNTVITDAPTDNRGKGEYFSPTDLLATALGSCIMTIMGIKARDNNIDLKGTTVDVTKIMASEPRRVAEVIVDFYFPKKNYSDEEKRIIESVAGTSPVPLSLHPYLNQIIKFNW; translated from the coding sequence ATGGCAACAATAAAGACAGTATATTTAGGTGAACTTCGCACAGAAAACATACATCTGCAAAGTGGAAATACAGTCATTACCGACGCGCCAACCGATAATCGAGGTAAAGGAGAATATTTTTCGCCCACCGATCTTCTGGCAACTGCTTTAGGAAGTTGCATTATGACAATAATGGGAATAAAAGCACGAGACAACAATATCGATCTGAAAGGCACCACTGTTGATGTTACAAAAATTATGGCTTCCGAACCGCGTCGTGTTGCAGAGGTAATTGTTGATTTTTACTTCCCAAAGAAAAATTATTCCGACGAAGAAAAACGAATTATAGAAAGTGTGGCAGGGACTAGTCCTGTTCCTTTAAGCTTACATCCCTATTTAAATCAAATAATCAAATTTAACTGGTAA
- a CDS encoding ROK family protein, with amino-acid sequence MKKVSIGIDIGGTNTAIGIVDQDGNVMVKDSIATPDHGDFKRYISDLSIAINSLVEKLKIINSEIEILGIGIGAPSGNYYSGAIEHAANLSFKGIVNIVKFLRTHFPDLGAIVLTNDANAAAVGEMIYGGAKGMKNFVMYTLGTGVGSGMVVNGDVVYGHDGFAGECGHTTLVPDGRPCGCGGLGHLEAYCSASGMKRTAFELLLKYNANDSLLADKSYKELDSKMIYDAAMKGDKIALEVFEKTGDWLGLGFSDTVHYLSPEAIFLFGGPTAAGDLIFKPTKASMEKYLLPMYKDKVKILPSELKPGDAAIVGASAMVWKELEK; translated from the coding sequence ATGAAAAAAGTTTCAATTGGAATAGATATTGGCGGGACGAATACTGCAATTGGTATTGTAGATCAGGATGGAAATGTTATGGTTAAAGATAGTATTGCAACTCCAGATCATGGAGATTTCAAACGATATATTTCTGACCTTTCCATAGCTATTAACAGCCTGGTAGAAAAATTGAAAATCATTAATTCTGAAATTGAAATTTTAGGGATTGGAATTGGTGCACCAAGTGGTAATTATTACAGTGGAGCAATTGAACATGCAGCAAATCTTTCTTTTAAGGGAATTGTAAATATTGTAAAATTTCTTCGTACTCATTTCCCCGATTTGGGGGCAATTGTATTAACAAACGATGCAAATGCCGCCGCCGTTGGAGAGATGATTTACGGAGGTGCAAAGGGCATGAAAAATTTCGTGATGTACACGCTGGGAACAGGTGTAGGGAGCGGAATGGTTGTAAATGGTGACGTAGTTTATGGGCACGATGGTTTTGCCGGAGAATGTGGACATACAACGCTTGTTCCTGATGGCCGGCCGTGTGGATGCGGAGGTTTAGGACATTTAGAAGCGTATTGTTCTGCATCGGGAATGAAAAGGACTGCTTTTGAATTGTTGCTTAAATACAATGCAAATGATAGCTTATTGGCGGATAAATCATACAAAGAACTCGATTCGAAAATGATTTACGATGCTGCAATGAAAGGCGATAAAATTGCATTGGAAGTGTTTGAAAAAACCGGTGACTGGCTTGGCCTGGGTTTTTCCGATACTGTGCATTATTTGAGCCCGGAAGCAATATTTCTTTTTGGTGGCCCAACTGCTGCGGGAGATTTAATTTTTAAACCGACAAAGGCGAGCATGGAGAAATATTTGCTCCCGATGTACAAAGACAAAGTTAAAATTCTGCCATCAGAACTAAAACCTGGCGACGCTGCAATTGTTGGGGCGAGCGCAATGGTTTGGAAAGAACTTGAAAAATAA